Sequence from the Herpetosiphonaceae bacterium genome:
TAGGGTACACGCTGCAACTGGCGCATCTGCGGGCACGGACGATCGACGAGGCCGAGATCGAGCGTAACCCGATGCGCTGCCCTGACCCTGAGGTAGCGCAGGAGATGATCACGCTGGTGGAGCAGGCGCGCCGCGAGCTAGACTCGCTCGGCGGTGTGGTCGAGGTGCGCGCGCGGGGCGTTCCCGCCGGGCTGGGCGAGCCGGTCTTCGATAAGCTCGACGCCGACATCGGCAAGGCGATGTTCAGCATCCCGGCGATCAAAGGCGTTGAGATCGGCAGCGGCTTCGATGCTGCCAACCAGCGCGGCTCCAGCAACAATGATCCGTTTGTGCGGCAGCCCGATGGCTCGATCGGCACGGCGACCAACAACGCTGGTGGTATCCTGGGCGGCATCTCGAACGGCGCTGAGATCGTCGTGCGGCTGGCGGCCAAGCCGCCCGCGTCGATCGCCCAGGAGCAGCAGACCGTCGACCGTACTGGACAGCCCACGCCGATCGTCGTCAAAGGCCGCCACGACCCGACGGTCCTACCGCGTCTGGTGCCGGTCGCCGAGGCGATGCTGCTGCTGGTGCTGGCCGATCACTGGCTGCGACAGCGCGCGGCGCGGCTGACGGTTGAAGGATAAGCGCAGGTCGCGCCGCTGCTGTGCCGGTCGCGCATCCGCAGGGAACAGACGACGATGAGCGTTGTGCTACGCGAGATCACCCGCGACAACTGGCATCAGGCGATCAGGCTCAAGGTTGCCGAGGGCCAGGAGCACTTTGTCGCCTCCAATCTCTACTCGATCGCCGAGTCCAAGTTCGAGCCGACCTTTGTGCCGCTGGCAATCTACCACGGCGATACGATGGTCGGCTTCTTGATGCATGGCCGCGACGAGCACGGGCACGATTGGATCATCCGCCTGATGATCGATCGCGACCACCAGGGCAAGGGCTACGGTCGCGCCGCGATGGAGCAGGCGATTGCGAAGCTCACGGCCCGGCCTGATTGCACTACCATAAAGATTAGCTATGAGCCGGACAATCACCAGGCCGAACGGTTATACCACAGCCTGGGCTTCGCGCCTACCGGCGAGATCGAAGAGGGCGAGATTGTCGCGCGGCTGGACGTGAAGATGTGCTAATGTCTATGCCTGAACACGAAGCAGAACACGAGCAGACTCCCGGCGGCGAATCAGCGCCCGCAGCGGCGCAGCCGGAGGTCGAGACGCAGCCGGAGCCAACATCGGCGCTGCCTGCCACCGACGAATCTCATCCGGTCGCGCCGCCCACACCGCCTACCGAGCCGCACCACGAGTCACACTCGCATCCTCGATCGCTCAAACGTCGCCTTGAGCAGCAGGCCCAGGAGCGTAAAACGCGCGTCCGCTCGCAGCCGCTGAATGCAGCGCCGCCCAGGCGGGTGCGCGAGCCGGTGGTGCTGGACTGGGAGCCGGAGCCGATGACCGGGCCGTGGCGAGCAAAGCCGTTCGTGGTCGGCCTGGCGATCGTGGCCTGGATCGTCGCGCTGGGCCTGCTGATGAGCGTTCCCGCGCAGATCGAGCGCGTCACCGGCCTGCTGCGCCTGCTGGTACCGCTGATCTGGGCCACGGCTGCGGCGATCACCTTCGTGCCGATCCAGCTACGGCTGGCGCTGCCCGGCGTCGGCTGGCAGGGCATCGTCGGATTCGGGCTGCTGGGCTATATCCTGGCGTTCGTGCCCGCGCCGAGCGGCTGGCTGCTCGATCTGCCGGATCTGCCGGTCTATCTGCTGCTGTTTCTGGCAATCTTCTACGCCGTGAGCGCCGCGATCGTGCCGCTGACCTACCTGCTGGGCCAGCGCTACTACAAGCTGCGCATCCACCGCCTGGACGTTGGCCGCGCGCGGCGGCAGGCGTACGAGGTTGGGCTGCTGATCGTCGTCGCGCTGGTGATGGCCGGTCTGCGCGTGCTCTCGCCGATCACGTTCGGGCTGCTGGCGCTGGTGATCGTGCTGACCGAGGCGCTGCTGCTGTCGCAGGTGCAGCCTGAGGGGTAAGAAAGAACAAAAGAACAAAGGAACAAGGGAGCCTTGATTACCCTGATCCTCGATCCCTCGGCGGGATCGAGAACAAAACACAACGAACAGCGAATAAACCACAACGAGCACAGCGCAAAAGACGGCGAAAATAAGGAAGGCCCGAAACCCAAAATTTTGAACGTTGAACCCGCAGCTTTGAACTTGCAGCAGAGGATAAGGATGGCGCTAAACATTACGATTATCGGGCTGGATCTGCTGGGCGGATCGCTTGGCCTGGCGCTCGGCACGCTGGACCAGGAGGCGCTGCCGACGGGACGGCCCGCGATTACCGGCTGGGACGACGACAAGCGCACGTTACAGGACGCGCGCGGGCGTTTGATGATCGACCGGGCGGCGCGTGACCTGGCCGATGCGGTGCGCGATGCAGACATCGTGGTCGTGAACGTGCCGTTCGACGATCTGGCCGCGACCTTCGACGGGATTGCGCGGCATCTCAAGTACGGCGCGATCGTCACCGATACGCTCGGCAGCAAAGCGCAGGTGCTAGCTCTCGCCGAGGCGCGCCTGCCGCGCAACGTCGATTTCATCGGCGGGCACGCGCTGCTGAGCCACGCGGAGAAGCGGCCCACCAAGCCCTCGATCGACCTGTTCAAAGGCGCGATCTACTGCCTGGTTGCGGGCACCAGCGCGCAGCCCAATGCGCTCAACACGCTCGATCTCCTGGTGACGGCGATCGGCGCAAAGCCCTACTACATCGACGCCGTCGAGCACGACGCCTACATCGCCGGAGTCGACCATCTGCCGCAGATCGTCGCGACCGCGCTGATGGAGACGCTCAGCCGCAGCCGAGGCTGGCGCGAGATGCAGCCGATCGCCGGAGCAGCGTTCGGCGCGATGACCGAGCTTGCGGCGTCCGATCCGGCTGCCAGCCGCGCGCTCTGCCAGAGCAACAGCGAGGCGATCGAGCGCTGGATCAACGACCTGATTCGGACGCTGGTCGAGCTGCGCGATACTCTTCAGCATGGCGAGCAGCTTGAGGCGATCTTTGCCCATGCCCGCGACGCTCACGCGCAGTGGATGACCGCGCAGCCCCATATGCGGCCCGGCGAGAGCGATTTTTATGGGCAGAACGAGCCGGAGATCGATCGCGGCCTAGGCGCGCTCTTCTTCGGGCGGCGCAAGCCCAGAGGCGATCGCGAGCGCTGAGATCGGCGGCAGGTTGCGCCCGATCGACGCGGGATGCTAGAATACAAGAAAGGTTCGAGGTATCGCCATGAACCGTCCCATAGACAACGAAGGAAGCGCAATGGAGCGTAAAATACGGGTACTTGTCGCGAAGCCGGGCCTCGACGGGCACGACCGTGGCGCGAAAGTGATCGCGCGGGCGTTGCGCGACGCCGGGATGGAGGTTGTCTATACCGGCCTTCAGCAAACGCCGCAGATGATCGTGGACGCGGCGCTGCAAGAAGATGTCGACGTGATCGGCCTGTCGATCCTGTCGGGCGCGCACATGACACTGCTGCCCAAGATCTCGGAGCTGCTGCGCGAGGCCGGTGTTGACGACGTGCTGGTCGTTGCCGGCGGCATCATCTCCGATACCGACGCCGAGATTTTGAGAAACGAGCACGGCATCGCGGCGGTCTACGGGCCGGGCGCTTCGACCAACGAGATCGTTGAGTTTATCCGCAGCAACGTCAAGCCCGAACGATTTTCGGGCGCGGAAGTGTAGGTCCGCCGTGGGATTGATCGATCAGATGCGCGGCGGCGACCGTCGCGCGCTCTCACGGCTGGTGACAATCGTCGAGAACGGCGGGGACGATGGACATCGCGCGCTCGCCAAGCTCTACCAGCACACAGGCAAAGCGCATATTATCGGCGTCACCGGCCCGCCCGGCGCGGGCAAGAGCACGCTGGTCAACGAGCTGACGCTGGATCTG
This genomic interval carries:
- the aroC gene encoding chorismate synthase, which gives rise to MSGSSFGTLFRITTFGESHGAAVGVVLDGCPAGLPIDEAEIQRDLDRRRVGQSRMTSARNEPDSVRILSGVFEGRTTGTPIAMMVENTNQRSQDYDAIKDLYRPGHADFTWDAKFGMRDYRGGGRASARETIGRVAAGAVARKLLGTIGVSVVGYTLQLAHLRARTIDEAEIERNPMRCPDPEVAQEMITLVEQARRELDSLGGVVEVRARGVPAGLGEPVFDKLDADIGKAMFSIPAIKGVEIGSGFDAANQRGSSNNDPFVRQPDGSIGTATNNAGGILGGISNGAEIVVRLAAKPPASIAQEQQTVDRTGQPTPIVVKGRHDPTVLPRLVPVAEAMLLLVLADHWLRQRAARLTVEG
- a CDS encoding GNAT family N-acetyltransferase; the encoded protein is MSVVLREITRDNWHQAIRLKVAEGQEHFVASNLYSIAESKFEPTFVPLAIYHGDTMVGFLMHGRDEHGHDWIIRLMIDRDHQGKGYGRAAMEQAIAKLTARPDCTTIKISYEPDNHQAERLYHSLGFAPTGEIEEGEIVARLDVKMC
- a CDS encoding prephenate dehydrogenase, whose protein sequence is MALNITIIGLDLLGGSLGLALGTLDQEALPTGRPAITGWDDDKRTLQDARGRLMIDRAARDLADAVRDADIVVVNVPFDDLAATFDGIARHLKYGAIVTDTLGSKAQVLALAEARLPRNVDFIGGHALLSHAEKRPTKPSIDLFKGAIYCLVAGTSAQPNALNTLDLLVTAIGAKPYYIDAVEHDAYIAGVDHLPQIVATALMETLSRSRGWREMQPIAGAAFGAMTELAASDPAASRALCQSNSEAIERWINDLIRTLVELRDTLQHGEQLEAIFAHARDAHAQWMTAQPHMRPGESDFYGQNEPEIDRGLGALFFGRRKPRGDRER
- a CDS encoding cobalamin B12-binding domain-containing protein, yielding MERKIRVLVAKPGLDGHDRGAKVIARALRDAGMEVVYTGLQQTPQMIVDAALQEDVDVIGLSILSGAHMTLLPKISELLREAGVDDVLVVAGGIISDTDAEILRNEHGIAAVYGPGASTNEIVEFIRSNVKPERFSGAEV